Within the Alteromonas sp. M12 genome, the region AATCATCAGCGATAAAGATAATTTTATCATTTGCAGGAGATTCTGACATATTTAAATCCGCTGCTAAATCTTCACTGACTTCAGTTTTTAATGGTGAGATTTCATTTAGAATCTTTTCCACATCAAGAATTTCAATCAACTCATCATCAACTTCCGTCACTGCAGTCAAATAACTTGCTTTCCCGGTACCTTGAGGAGGAGGCATAATTGCATCCCAATTGGTATTGATGATACGTTCAACTGAGCCGACTAAAAAACCCTGCACTGAACGGTTGTACTCAGCAATTATAATAAATGCGTTGCGAACGTCTTCTATTTTTCTGCCGCCGGTTGCCATACTCAAGTCAATTACTGAGATCGTTTGGCCACGAATATGAGCAACACCTCGAATTAACTTATTTTGCTTAGGTATTGAGGTTAACTGGGGGCACTGCAATACTTCACGCACTTTAAATACATTGATGCCAAATCGCTGTCTGCCATTCAATCTAAATAGCAGCAATTCAAGTCGGTTTTGACCAACAAGTTGTGTGCGTTGATTAACTGAGTCAAGAACTCCCGACATATACCACCCCAATTAAATTTAAAGTAGGCACAATTGTTGCGTTGTCCCTATTAGAAAACCAAGTTTAACTAATTTTAGCGCCAAAAATCGTATTTGTGACTGAATTTTGACGTTTATCTTTGTTTGCTTAACGATTTAATAAGCATAGACAAAACGGCGGCACCTGAACATGAAAATATCGTTAATTCGTACAACTGGTAAGTTATTAAGTGTTTTCTTCAGCGCCTGTTTAACTCTCAACAGTGGTTTCGCTGCGGCGTCCAGCGACACTAACCCTGCTCACCAACAACTTAGTCAAGCAGTAGAAAATTACGTTAATACGCAGCTGAGGCATATAGCTGCAGCAAGTGATGATAACTTGCTAGTAAAAGCGATGCCATTAGACGAAAGGATAGTCATTCCTGATTGCCCTACTCCATTTACCATATCGGCTAGTAAAGAAGCGCTAGCGCAAAGTAACATAACGGTGAGAACCAGTTGTGAACAAACGAATTGGTATTTATATATGATGGTAAAAGCCACTCGCGTGCAACCCGTAGTCGTGCTCACCACCTCGGTCAGTCCTGGCACTGTTTTAAATGAGAATGATGTTAAAGTTGTGATGCTTGATAAAAACCTAATAAGAACGAGTACCTTTGCCGATATCAGCACTGTGGTAGGCGCTCGAATGAAAAAAAGAAGTCGACCTGGCCAACCCGTAGTCCCCGGCCAACTTTGTTTTGTATGTAAAGGAGACAGTATTCTGATTACCGCTGATACTGGTGGGGTAAGCATTAAAACCAAAGGTATAGCCCAACAGGATGGTAACCTTGGCGATACGATTGCGGTGAAAAACAGCAAGTCGAATAGAGTGGTGCATGCACAGGTGGTGAATACCCATCAAGTAGTGGTGCAGATTTAATATAATTAGCGTAAACTATGGGTTATTACATCTGGTTAGCGCAGATTTGAGCTTATCTAAATAATATTTAATTTTTTCTACATTTAGCTAAAGGTCTTTAAGTTCCGGCCGATAAGATAAGTGAGGCAAATTAGGTATTCGAGGTCATTATGGCAATTAACAATATAAATAGTGGAAATCAAAAGCCACAACTTGAGAATCAGAGGCTGAATCAACAGCAATCTCAGAGTCAAGCGACTGCGCAATCTGCTGCTCAGCAATCTAAGTCTGCAGAAGCGCCACGTCAAGATTCAGTATCACTCACGCAATCTGCTCAGCAGCTTAGCCAGGTTCAAAAGAAATCTAGTGATACACCTGTCAATCAGGAAAAGGTCGACAAATTGAAAAAAGCCATACAGAATGGAGAATATCGCGTTAACCCTGAAGTATTGGCGCAAAAAATTAGCAAACTCGAAGCTCAAGTATTTGGCATTGAAGATTAGAATTTGATGCCAGATTGGTTTAGCTTCTCAAAATAAAAGCAAAGCTAAATGAAAAACCTAATTGCCCTCCTCCAAAAACAGAAACAACAACTTGATTCACTTATTTTATTGCTTGAGTCTGAGCTGCATTTAATCAGTACGCGAGACGCTGAATCACTCACTTCCGTTATCAATGAAAAATCGGAATTGTTAGAATCGATTGCCAGCACTGACAAAAGCGTTGAGCAGGAAGTTGAGAAACAACCTGAAGCAACATCAGAGCAAGCTGTAACAGACTTATTTGATCAAATTAATCAATCTTTGTCCCAATGTAAATTCAGAACCGAGATCAATCAAAAAGCGGTAGAACAAGGTCAGTTGCGCTTGCAACATCTTCGCACTTTGCTGTTAGAATCCCGAGCTAAAGAAACCATGACTTACGATAAAAGCGGCAAACCTAAAGGTGGTTCTTCAGGCAAGAGTGTGACCGTTTAAAAGTTCGTTCTCAAAGGAATAGAGTTTAATAATAACGAACTTTCTTCACTTGTTTCGGCTTGGCAGTACTCAGATATAAATCATGCACTAGGCTAAAATCCAACTCCAACTCTGTGGCATAAGAGTCATTGCCAATGGGGTAGCTTTTTACTACTCGTGCACCGCGGATCACACCTTGAACACTGGCCATTAGTTGAGTATCAGTGAGCACAAGATTAGCCAAAGACTGTTCACCGTCAATTTTTTGTCCATAAACCTGCTCAGTTAGTTCACGGTAAGCATCCAGTTTCGATGCTTTCACTGCCATTAGTACTTTCGCTGAACGGTTACTTCCCCGTTGAGCATCTATTGGCGCATAGCCGATAGAGCGAATAACAGGATAAGAATCAGGTTCGATGGTTTCCCACTCTACTTGTTTGTCTATGATGTTTTGACAACCGATTAATCCGGCTAGACATCCCGCAATCACAAAGGTATAAATTAGTTTCATATTTTTCTCAGTAGTATCTTTACAGCGCATTGTTAAGCTGCATTAGGCTTCAATTGATAATTCAAAACCATTTCAAACTGTCTTCAAGATTTTTCACTGCAATATTTGTTCCTTATCACAAAAAAATTGAGACCCAAGTATGTAGACCAACTGTGATAGAAGAAAATTGGTTACTGATTAACCGCCATCTGAAAACAGGTACAAAAGATGCATTACCTGATTTACTATCTATAGTAACTAAATACGTAAAAAGTGGCTACGCATGCAAATGCACACGTTAAAGCTGTTTTGAATTTAAGCGTTAATTGGATATTTTTTGAAATGAAGCCCGTAAACTGCCAAATTTTTTCTGTTAAGTTAATCACTTTGTTCTGTGCCTTTTGCGCAGCGCTCTTTTCAGCGCAGTCGTTGGCAGCTTGGTTCGAGTCCAGTGGTCAAGCGGCAATAAGAAACGGCAATATTGAGTTAGCGCGGCAAAATGCGACCCAAGAAGCAATTAAGCAAGTATTGTTATTTGCCGGAGCTTCGGTACACAGTGTGCAAAAAATGGCAAACGGCGTATTGCAAAATGATGACTTAACGATTCGCGCCAGTGGCGAAGTCAATAG harbors:
- a CDS encoding chemotaxis protein CheV, coding for MSGVLDSVNQRTQLVGQNRLELLLFRLNGRQRFGINVFKVREVLQCPQLTSIPKQNKLIRGVAHIRGQTISVIDLSMATGGRKIEDVRNAFIIIAEYNRSVQGFLVGSVERIINTNWDAIMPPPQGTGKASYLTAVTEVDDELIEILDVEKILNEISPLKTEVSEDLAADLNMSESPANDKIIFIADDSSVARSQVKKALAALGLNIEVAKNGLEALNRLKEIAAETGDVTDKVGVLVSDIEMPEMDGYTLTAEIKNTPELSKLKVVLHTSLSGVFNQAMVQKVGADDFIAKFHPDELASAVQKWFNK
- the flgA gene encoding flagellar basal body P-ring formation chaperone FlgA: MKISLIRTTGKLLSVFFSACLTLNSGFAAASSDTNPAHQQLSQAVENYVNTQLRHIAAASDDNLLVKAMPLDERIVIPDCPTPFTISASKEALAQSNITVRTSCEQTNWYLYMMVKATRVQPVVVLTTSVSPGTVLNENDVKVVMLDKNLIRTSTFADISTVVGARMKKRSRPGQPVVPGQLCFVCKGDSILITADTGGVSIKTKGIAQQDGNLGDTIAVKNSKSNRVVHAQVVNTHQVVVQI
- the flgM gene encoding flagellar biosynthesis anti-sigma factor FlgM, which translates into the protein MAINNINSGNQKPQLENQRLNQQQSQSQATAQSAAQQSKSAEAPRQDSVSLTQSAQQLSQVQKKSSDTPVNQEKVDKLKKAIQNGEYRVNPEVLAQKISKLEAQVFGIED
- the flgN gene encoding flagellar export chaperone FlgN, coding for MKNLIALLQKQKQQLDSLILLLESELHLISTRDAESLTSVINEKSELLESIASTDKSVEQEVEKQPEATSEQAVTDLFDQINQSLSQCKFRTEINQKAVEQGQLRLQHLRTLLLESRAKETMTYDKSGKPKGGSSGKSVTV
- a CDS encoding LPP20 family lipoprotein — protein: MKLIYTFVIAGCLAGLIGCQNIIDKQVEWETIEPDSYPVIRSIGYAPIDAQRGSNRSAKVLMAVKASKLDAYRELTEQVYGQKIDGEQSLANLVLTDTQLMASVQGVIRGARVVKSYPIGNDSYATELELDFSLVHDLYLSTAKPKQVKKVRYY